Proteins from one Impatiens glandulifera chromosome 2, dImpGla2.1, whole genome shotgun sequence genomic window:
- the LOC124924710 gene encoding putative GEM-like protein 8, with the protein MVVIIIYISSLKFNHIINKNRRPIEGAINAANNILEHVKLGSNISAIVKGKLSLGTKILQNGGVGKVFKHKFNVENREKILKASQCYISTTAGPIAGLLFITTYRIAFCSERSFKLQSPNGMSARAHYKISIPLGKINGTIVSQNPERPSEKYIELATVDNFDFWFMGFLNYQNNYQCIIQAISLTPYI; encoded by the exons ATGGTCgtcattatcatatatatatcatcattgAAGTTCAATCATA taataaataaaaatagaagacCAATAGAGGGAGCAATTAATGCAGCAAATAACATTCTAGAGCATG TAAAACTAGGATCTAATATCAGTGCAATAGTAAAAGGGAAGTTGAGCTTAGGAACCAAAATCCTCCAAAATGGTGGAGTGGGGAAGGTCTTCAAGCATAAGTTTAATGTTGAAAATAGAGAGAAGATCTTAAAGGCTTCTCAGTGTTATATCTCCACAACAGCTGGTCCCATAGCCGGTCTTCTCTTCATCACAACTTACAGGATTGCCTTTTGTAGTGAAAGATCTTTCAAACTCCAGTCCCCAAATGGAATGTCAGCCAGAGCCCATTATAAG ATATCGATACCACTAGGAAAGATAAATGGCACGATCGTGAGCCAAAACCCGGAAAGGCCAtcagagaagtacattgaactTGCTACTGTggataactttgatttttggTTCATGGGATTTCTCAATTATCAGAATAATTACCAATGCATTATACAAGCTATTTCTCTAACTCCATACATTTAA
- the LOC124927980 gene encoding GEM-like protein 6 yields the protein MKNLMKTVESFTKFPISSNRFLLDHHVGSLKFNQIVINRKKRPTERAAHAVNSILDHVKLGSNISAIVKGKLSLGAKIVQNGGVGKVFKHKFNVENGEKILKASQCYISTTAGPIAGLLFITTNRISFCSERSIKLKSPNGMSARVHYKVSIPLGKIKGAIVSQNKEKPSQKHIELATVDNCDFWFMGFLNYQKTYTSILKAVSLPHFFQLTQ from the exons ATGAAGAATCTCATGAAGACTGTTGAAAGTTTCACTAAATTTCCAATCAGCTCAAACAGGTTTTTGCTTGATCATCATGTTGGATCATTGAAGTTCAATCAga TAGtaataaatagaaagaaaagACCAACTGAAAGAGCAGCTCATGCAGTAAATAGCATTCTAGACCATG TAAAATTAGGATCCAATATTAGTGCAATAGTAAAAGGGAAGTTAAGCTTAGGAGCCAAAATTGTTCAAAATGGTGGAGTGGGGAAAGTCTTCAAGCATAAGTTTAATGTTGAAAATGGGGAGAAAATCTTAAAGGCTTCTCAGTGTTATATCTCCACAACAGCTGGTCCTATAGCTGGTCTTCTCTTTATCACAACCAACAGAATTTCCTTCTGTAGTGAAAGATCAATCAAACTTAAGTCTCCAAATGGAATGTCAGCCAGAGTCCATTACAAG GTATCAATACCTCTAGGAAAGATAAAGGGCGCGATTGTGAGTCAAAACAAGGAGAAACCATCGCAGAAGCATATCGAACTTGCTACTGTGGATAACTGTGATTTCTGGTTTATGGGATTTCTCAATTATCAGAAGACCTACACTAGCATTCTAAAAGCTGTATCTTTACCTCATTTCTTTCAACTCACTCAATAG